A genomic region of Devosia ginsengisoli contains the following coding sequences:
- a CDS encoding ABC transporter permease — protein MTDTAATPAKSGVRISGAFHRLLAFSGLIALVVVFSLASPNFMQTQNVLAILQATSVNGVLAIAATLVIITGGIDLSVGTLMTFCAVITGVVLTYLGLPLPLGVLASILAGMGCGLVSGVIIAKLKVPPFIATLGMMLILKGLSLVISGTRPIYFNDTPGFDQIARGSLVEAILPAVPLPNGVLILFAVAIFAAFVLSKTALGRYTFALGSNEEAVRLSGVNVDRWKIAVYALAGSICGVAGLLIASRLNSAQPALGQGYELDAIAAVVIGGTSLSGGRGTVLGTLIGALIISVLANGLRILSVAQEWQTVVTGSIIILAVYADILRRRTL, from the coding sequence ATGACCGATACCGCAGCAACTCCTGCCAAGTCCGGCGTCCGCATTTCCGGCGCTTTCCATCGGCTGCTCGCCTTTTCGGGGCTGATTGCGCTGGTGGTGGTGTTTTCCCTCGCCTCGCCCAATTTCATGCAGACGCAGAATGTGCTGGCCATCCTGCAGGCCACCTCGGTCAATGGCGTGCTGGCCATTGCCGCGACCCTGGTCATCATCACCGGGGGGATCGACCTCAGCGTGGGTACGCTGATGACCTTCTGCGCGGTCATTACCGGCGTGGTGCTGACCTATCTCGGCCTGCCGCTGCCGCTGGGCGTGCTCGCCTCGATCCTGGCCGGCATGGGCTGCGGGCTGGTTTCGGGCGTCATCATCGCCAAGCTCAAGGTGCCGCCCTTTATCGCCACGCTCGGCATGATGCTGATCCTCAAGGGGCTGTCGCTGGTGATTTCCGGCACAAGGCCGATCTATTTCAACGACACGCCCGGCTTCGACCAGATCGCCCGCGGCTCGCTGGTGGAGGCGATCCTGCCCGCCGTGCCGCTGCCCAATGGCGTGCTCATCCTGTTTGCCGTGGCCATTTTCGCCGCCTTCGTACTGAGCAAGACGGCGCTTGGCCGCTACACCTTCGCGCTGGGCAGCAATGAAGAGGCCGTGCGCCTGTCGGGCGTCAATGTCGATCGCTGGAAAATCGCGGTCTATGCGCTGGCCGGTTCCATCTGCGGCGTCGCCGGCCTGCTGATCGCCAGCCGCCTCAATTCGGCGCAGCCGGCGCTGGGGCAGGGCTACGAACTCGACGCCATTGCCGCCGTGGTCATTGGCGGCACCTCGCTTTCGGGCGGACGCGGCACCGTGCTCGGCACGTTGATCGGCGCGCTCATCATCTCGGTGCTGGCCAATGGCCTGCGCATCCTTTCGGTGGCCCAGGAATGGCAGACGGTCGTGACCGGCTCGATCATCATCCTGGCCGTCTACGCGGATATCCTGCGGCGCCGCACATTATAG
- a CDS encoding ABC transporter substrate-binding protein: MLRRTLLGAISALALLSAGGAASAQEAYDIALISKGFQHQFWQAVKAGADQAAADLGVNVTFEGPESETQVDRQMDMLAAALSRGPDAIGFAALDSQAATPLLQQAQEAGIPIIAFDSGVDSDIPLTTATTDNVAAAALAADVMAELIGGEGKVAVVAHDQTSRTGIDRVDGFVNRIKEAYPNIEVVSVQYGGGDQLQSTEITKSILLANPDLKGIFGANEGSAIGVANGKQELGSDVVVIGFDSGAAQKGMVESGLMAGAITQNPVGIGYQTVQAAVSALKGETLPPVIDTGFYYYDAKNMNDPEIAAVLYD; the protein is encoded by the coding sequence ATGCTTAGACGTACCCTGCTTGGCGCCATCAGCGCGCTCGCACTTCTCTCCGCCGGTGGCGCTGCCTCGGCGCAGGAAGCCTACGACATCGCCCTGATCTCCAAGGGCTTCCAGCACCAGTTCTGGCAGGCCGTGAAGGCCGGTGCCGACCAGGCCGCCGCCGATCTCGGCGTCAACGTGACCTTCGAAGGCCCGGAAAGCGAAACCCAGGTTGACCGCCAGATGGACATGCTGGCCGCCGCCCTGTCGCGCGGACCCGATGCCATCGGCTTTGCGGCGCTGGACAGCCAGGCTGCCACCCCGCTGCTGCAGCAGGCCCAGGAAGCCGGCATTCCGATCATCGCCTTCGACTCGGGCGTCGACAGCGACATCCCGCTGACCACGGCGACCACCGACAACGTGGCGGCTGCCGCGCTGGCGGCCGATGTGATGGCCGAGCTGATCGGCGGCGAAGGCAAGGTGGCCGTGGTGGCCCATGACCAGACCAGCCGCACCGGCATTGACCGTGTCGACGGCTTCGTCAACCGCATCAAGGAAGCCTATCCCAATATCGAAGTGGTGTCGGTGCAGTATGGCGGCGGCGACCAGCTGCAGTCGACCGAGATCACCAAGTCGATCCTGCTGGCCAATCCGGACCTCAAGGGCATTTTCGGTGCCAATGAAGGCTCGGCCATCGGCGTTGCCAATGGCAAGCAGGAACTGGGCAGCGATGTCGTGGTCATCGGCTTCGACTCGGGCGCGGCGCAGAAGGGCATGGTCGAAAGCGGGCTGATGGCCGGCGCCATCACCCAGAACCCTGTCGGCATCGGCTACCAGACCGTGCAGGCCGCCGTGAGCGCGCTCAAGGGCGAAACCCTGCCTCCGGTGATCGATACCGGCTTCTACTATTACGACGCCAAGAACATGAACGACCCGGAAATCGCGGCCGTTCTGTACGACTGA
- a CDS encoding sugar ABC transporter ATP-binding protein, with amino-acid sequence MPTPAPTAVSSSADMASTPLVDMVGIDKSFPGVRALSQARFELKAGEVHALMGENGAGKSTLMKILSGVYSRDAGDVRLNGQKVEITSPRQAQDMGIGIIHQELALMRDLTAAQNIFIGREPRRFGLLDEGALNRAAQAIFDSMNLRLSPTVLVESLTIAKQQMVEIAKALSYKSRVLIMDEPTAALNDAEIAELFTIINRLKAEGVGVVYISHKMDEIKRISDRVTVMRDGEYVGTVPAADTPIETIISMMVGRTLSNEALDIPNTAANPVALEVRGLNRGRDIRDVSLMVRKGEILGLAGLMGAGRTEVARAIFGADPRDSGEIWVNGNRVGISSPKDAVRAGIGYLSEDRKHFGLATGLDIRNNIALASLERFVGLGGVINDGAMHETAEKYIRQLTIKTPSDAQEARLLSGGNQQKVVIAKWLLRDCDILIFDEPTRGIDVGAKAEIYKLLNALAEQGRAIIVISSELPEILRLSHRIAVMCEGRLTGTLPGGSSQEEIMRLATQREAAMEVRHAG; translated from the coding sequence ATGCCGACCCCAGCCCCGACAGCAGTGTCGTCGAGCGCCGATATGGCCTCGACTCCGCTTGTCGACATGGTCGGTATCGACAAGTCCTTTCCCGGCGTCCGCGCGCTGTCGCAGGCCCGGTTCGAGCTCAAGGCCGGGGAAGTCCATGCCCTGATGGGCGAGAATGGCGCCGGCAAGTCGACGCTGATGAAAATCCTCTCGGGCGTCTATTCCCGCGATGCCGGCGATGTGCGCCTGAACGGCCAGAAGGTGGAGATCACCTCGCCGCGCCAGGCGCAGGATATGGGCATCGGCATCATCCATCAGGAACTGGCGCTGATGCGCGACCTGACGGCGGCGCAGAACATTTTCATCGGCCGCGAGCCGCGGCGCTTCGGCCTGCTCGATGAAGGCGCGCTCAACCGCGCCGCCCAGGCCATTTTCGATTCGATGAATTTGCGGCTGAGCCCCACCGTGCTGGTGGAGAGCCTGACCATTGCCAAGCAGCAGATGGTCGAGATCGCCAAGGCGCTCTCCTACAAGTCGCGCGTGCTGATCATGGACGAGCCGACGGCGGCACTGAACGATGCCGAGATCGCCGAACTGTTCACCATCATCAACCGGCTCAAGGCCGAGGGTGTCGGGGTGGTCTACATCTCCCACAAGATGGACGAGATCAAACGCATCTCGGACCGGGTGACCGTGATGCGCGACGGCGAATATGTCGGGACCGTGCCGGCGGCCGATACGCCGATCGAAACCATCATCTCGATGATGGTGGGGCGCACGCTGAGCAACGAGGCACTGGATATTCCCAACACCGCCGCCAATCCGGTGGCGCTCGAAGTGCGCGGGCTCAATCGTGGCCGCGATATTCGTGATGTGAGCCTCATGGTGCGCAAGGGCGAAATCCTCGGCCTGGCCGGACTGATGGGCGCCGGGCGAACGGAAGTGGCTCGCGCCATTTTCGGCGCCGATCCGCGCGACAGCGGCGAAATCTGGGTCAATGGCAACAGGGTCGGCATATCCTCGCCCAAGGACGCCGTGCGGGCGGGGATCGGCTATCTCAGCGAAGACCGCAAGCATTTCGGCCTCGCGACCGGGCTGGACATTCGCAACAATATCGCGCTGGCGAGCCTCGAGCGTTTTGTCGGGCTAGGCGGCGTCATCAATGATGGGGCCATGCACGAGACGGCGGAGAAATATATCCGCCAGCTGACCATCAAGACGCCCAGTGATGCGCAGGAAGCAAGGCTGCTCTCCGGCGGCAACCAGCAGAAGGTGGTCATCGCCAAATGGCTGCTGCGCGACTGCGATATCCTGATCTTCGATGAGCCGACGCGCGGCATCGATGTCGGCGCCAAGGCGGAAATCTACAAGCTGCTCAATGCGCTGGCCGAGCAGGGCCGGGCGATCATCGTGATCTCGTCGGAACTGCCTGAGATTTTGCGGCTGAGCCACCGTATCGCCGTGATGTGCGAGGGGCGGTTGACCGGGACTTTGCCGGGCGGGTCGAGCCAGGAAGAGATCATGCGGCTGGCCACGCAGCGCGAAGCGGCGATGGAGGTGCGGCATGCGGGGTGA
- a CDS encoding IclR family transcriptional regulator — MADDANDRYRAPALDKGLDIIELLARTADGLSQAEIAKALERSPNEIYRMLDRLVRRDYVRRTPEDRYEITLKLFELGHARPPLHRMVSQAMPVLRHFALRAEQAVHMVVQDRNILVVIAQVDGPGYWNVSIRVGSRLGLVNTGSGHVFLAFATPEERVLMLEEQDMGSPEKMPKGLEARLESVREQGYEMMPSAQVAGVSNLTVPIFGPLGTVIAVLTCPYTQRLDKLDAPNMPNVLKLLQQAGKEVTQRSEEN, encoded by the coding sequence ATGGCAGACGACGCCAACGACCGCTATCGCGCCCCGGCGCTGGACAAGGGGCTCGATATTATCGAGCTGCTGGCCCGCACCGCCGACGGGCTGAGCCAGGCCGAAATCGCCAAGGCTCTCGAGCGTTCTCCCAACGAAATCTACCGCATGCTCGACCGGCTGGTGCGTCGCGACTATGTGCGCCGCACGCCGGAGGACCGCTACGAAATCACCCTCAAACTGTTCGAACTGGGCCATGCAAGGCCGCCTTTGCACCGCATGGTCAGCCAGGCCATGCCGGTGCTGCGCCATTTCGCGCTGCGGGCCGAGCAGGCCGTGCATATGGTGGTGCAGGATCGCAATATCCTGGTCGTCATCGCCCAGGTCGATGGGCCGGGCTACTGGAATGTCTCGATCCGCGTCGGCAGCCGCCTTGGCCTGGTCAATACCGGTTCGGGCCACGTCTTCCTCGCTTTCGCCACACCCGAGGAACGGGTGCTGATGCTCGAAGAACAGGACATGGGCAGCCCCGAAAAAATGCCCAAAGGCCTTGAAGCCCGGCTCGAAAGCGTGCGCGAACAAGGCTATGAAATGATGCCCAGCGCCCAGGTTGCCGGGGTTTCCAACCTCACCGTGCCGATTTTCGGTCCCCTGGGCACAGTCATCGCCGTCCTCACCTGCCCCTATACCCAGCGCCTCGACAAGCTCGACGCTCCCAACATGCCCAATGTATTGAAATTGCTGCAACAGGCAGGCAAAGAGGTCACGCAGCGTTCGGAGGAAAATTAG
- a CDS encoding SDR family oxidoreductase gives MADLSGKIVLITAAAQGIGRASVLAFAKAGATVIATDINAGKLAELDGMAGVTTRSLDVLSAEAVNQAVAEIGHIDVLFNCAGVVHSGTVLEMSDADMDFALDLNVRAQIRTIKAVLPQMLARKDGCIINMATVASSVKGVPNRAAYTISKAAVIGLTKSIAADYTTQGIRVNAIAPGTVESPSLHERWAATGDVEAARKAFIARQPIGRIAQPEEVADLAVYLAGATYTTGQVHIIDGGWTA, from the coding sequence ATGGCCGATCTGTCAGGTAAAATCGTCCTCATCACCGCCGCCGCGCAGGGCATCGGCCGGGCTTCGGTGCTCGCCTTTGCCAAAGCCGGGGCGACAGTGATCGCCACCGATATCAATGCGGGCAAGCTCGCCGAGCTTGACGGCATGGCCGGGGTAACGACGCGCAGTCTCGATGTGCTGTCGGCAGAGGCGGTGAACCAGGCAGTGGCCGAGATCGGGCATATCGACGTGCTGTTCAACTGCGCCGGCGTGGTGCATTCCGGCACGGTGCTGGAGATGAGCGACGCGGACATGGACTTTGCGCTCGACCTCAATGTGCGGGCGCAGATCCGCACCATAAAGGCCGTGCTGCCGCAGATGCTTGCGCGCAAGGATGGCTGCATCATCAACATGGCGACGGTGGCCAGTTCGGTGAAGGGCGTGCCCAACCGGGCGGCCTATACGATTTCCAAGGCGGCAGTGATCGGGCTGACCAAGTCCATCGCGGCCGACTATACGACCCAGGGCATCCGCGTGAATGCTATCGCGCCGGGCACGGTGGAATCGCCGAGCCTGCATGAGCGCTGGGCGGCGACCGGCGATGTCGAGGCGGCCCGCAAGGCGTTCATCGCACGCCAGCCCATCGGGCGGATTGCGCAGCCGGAAGAGGTGGCGGACCTGGCGGTTTATCTCGCCGGCGCGACCTATACGACCGGCCAGGTGCATATCATCGATGGCGGCTGGACGGCCTGA